A window from Chryseobacterium vaccae encodes these proteins:
- a CDS encoding translocation/assembly module TamB domain-containing protein — MKLKINTRKILRRIVITFISILVLLTLLILSLRLPAIQNFIKDKLVVYLEKKIKTKVSLEKVYIGFPNSLVMQNLYLKGQDVDTLLAVRKLDVGLNMLKLINSTADITSVDLEGARANVVRKPDGSFNFDYIINAFATSDKEESPSKPFIISLNKINLKDIGVTFNDQQSRNDIKVYFKSFDTRVKTFDLSKNTYAVNDINLDGLKLKLKQDLIEEVAKKVEKKVDSLNDKKPMNIGLRGIKLTNFDIDYGDDNTKTFAKVLFKELSTKVNKLDLENNAYHISDIVLSGADINANLYLPAQNANPKNTKEPEVSKVSDKDKAMKIILGKLVLNDVKAVYNNTAIAPTKSGMDFNHLNFSKMNVEVRSFKMENNTFAGTVNSAEIQESRGLDIQKFNTDFVYAEKEAYLKDLYLQTPKTILRDEVILNYDSIDQLTSNLGVVKIAANIKDSKIGFSDILNIVPALRSTVPFNKYPNAVLNVNANVKGTVNDLLIQNLKVSGLDQLRVAASGRIKNAMNPEHLYYDLRIGEFSADAKTVFNLVPKNTIPSTISLPSHFSIKGNAKGTTKVIKTDLNLYSTLGNAAVVADVDMTRKNYEKYNVKANLQAVQIGKIIQNKDIGPVTAQVSAKGESFDFKNANADLKGHVASAVYKGYRYQDMDLTGTIKKGAYHIILNSKDPNANLNLTASGIYDDKNPTVKVNGEVIKLDVNKLGFYEKPMIIAGKIDGDFTNLDPNNLNGYLNLKDFAFSDTKEVYPVQEVNVKASSTQDSTQIIFNSQIADVSLKGKYKLTQIFGSLMQTINQYYQFQKPGKTEKVDPGQFFTFNAKIKNDDLIRKFVSELKSFETINLAGNYDADSQKIEIDGAIPQLLYGENTIENATLKVTNENQALQYGLNVAALKSSSFTLNKVSVNGDVADNIINYNITTKDAKDATQFLIAGNAKSLNDITEISLKPDGLKLNYSDWNVAENNKIQISSKGILADHFILSNGGSEISLQSESENPESPLNVSLKDFKIETITELIKKDTVLARGTINGTAQLRNLTKNMTFTSDLNVSDLIVYGSPVGNLAVKVNNTSPNILNADIALSGNNNDVKILGDYNTSSSTFDLNMAINQIQMKSIQGFSMNAITNTEGYLSGNLKITGTADKPNILGKVKFNDAGLEIAKTGSDFRKLNDEIDFTSRGIEFNRFKINDKDGNSLVVNGQVLTQTYRDFAFNLNVNAKDFKVVNSEKSNDAIMYGVLAIDAGLHIRGNLDLPKVDGRLSVADNTDFTFVLPQSSPSLQERDGIVEFIDKDQVVLNKTIKADSLNAQSRIKGMDVSVNIEVSKEAKLSIIIDKANGDFVQLQGEAELTGGIDPSGKTTLVGVYEVEKGSYDLSVSFLKRKFDIQKGSTITWTGEPTMALMDITAVYKTEAPPIDLVEQQISGEAASTMNQYKQRVPFNTLLKMKGELLKPQLSFDITTDEKNNAISSNVKDVIDQKLIQLRTQESELNKQVFALLLLNRFIGENPFESGAGMSAETMARQSVSKILSQQLNNLASGLIKGVDLNFGLESSEDYSTGQKNTRTDLNVDISKKLLNDRLKVTVGSNFGLEGQARQNENMTNIAGNVSVDYSLSKDGRYMLRAYRKDEYQVALQGQIIETGVGFIITLDYDKFREIFQKTREKKPKKNQNNQVVEFK; from the coding sequence TTGAAACTGAAAATCAACACAAGAAAAATCTTAAGGCGTATTGTAATAACCTTTATTTCAATATTGGTTTTACTTACCCTGCTGATACTCAGCCTCAGACTTCCAGCCATTCAAAATTTCATCAAAGACAAACTGGTTGTATATCTTGAAAAAAAGATAAAAACCAAAGTAAGCCTTGAAAAAGTCTACATAGGATTTCCCAACAGCCTTGTGATGCAGAACCTTTATCTGAAAGGTCAGGATGTAGACACCCTTCTTGCTGTCAGAAAACTGGATGTAGGTTTAAATATGCTGAAGCTGATCAATTCCACGGCAGATATTACGTCTGTGGATCTTGAAGGAGCCCGCGCCAATGTGGTACGGAAACCGGACGGAAGTTTCAATTTCGATTATATCATCAATGCTTTTGCTACCAGCGACAAAGAGGAAAGCCCTTCCAAACCTTTTATTATTTCCCTTAACAAGATCAATTTAAAAGATATTGGTGTTACCTTCAACGACCAGCAATCGAGAAATGACATCAAAGTTTATTTCAAATCCTTTGATACAAGGGTAAAAACTTTTGACCTCAGCAAAAATACCTATGCTGTTAATGACATTAATCTTGACGGTCTGAAATTAAAATTAAAGCAGGACCTCATAGAGGAAGTTGCTAAAAAGGTTGAGAAAAAAGTAGATTCCCTGAACGACAAAAAACCGATGAATATTGGTTTGAGAGGAATTAAACTCACCAATTTCGATATTGATTACGGAGACGACAATACCAAAACTTTTGCTAAGGTCTTATTCAAGGAACTGAGTACCAAGGTCAACAAACTGGATCTTGAAAATAATGCCTACCATATTTCAGATATCGTGCTTTCAGGAGCAGATATCAATGCGAACCTTTATCTTCCGGCTCAGAATGCCAATCCGAAAAACACCAAGGAACCTGAAGTTTCAAAAGTTTCCGATAAGGATAAAGCGATGAAAATTATTCTTGGAAAACTCGTTCTTAACGATGTAAAAGCTGTTTACAACAATACCGCCATTGCTCCAACAAAGTCCGGAATGGATTTCAACCATCTGAATTTTTCAAAAATGAATGTGGAAGTAAGAAGCTTTAAAATGGAGAACAATACTTTTGCAGGGACAGTCAATTCAGCGGAAATTCAGGAATCGCGCGGGCTGGATATTCAAAAATTCAATACGGATTTTGTGTATGCTGAAAAAGAAGCTTACCTGAAAGATCTCTACCTTCAGACCCCGAAAACAATTCTCCGCGATGAGGTGATTTTAAATTATGACTCTATTGATCAGCTTACGTCTAATCTGGGTGTTGTAAAAATTGCAGCCAACATCAAAGATTCAAAAATAGGGTTTTCCGATATTCTGAATATTGTTCCTGCACTGCGCAGTACAGTTCCGTTCAACAAATATCCGAATGCAGTGTTGAATGTAAATGCCAATGTAAAAGGAACTGTAAATGATCTTCTGATACAGAATTTAAAGGTTTCCGGACTGGACCAGCTGCGAGTGGCCGCCTCAGGAAGGATCAAAAATGCAATGAATCCTGAGCATTTGTATTATGATCTGAGAATCGGGGAATTTTCTGCTGACGCGAAAACAGTCTTCAATTTGGTTCCGAAAAATACCATTCCGTCTACGATTTCCCTGCCGTCCCATTTCAGCATCAAAGGAAATGCAAAAGGAACGACCAAAGTCATCAAGACAGACCTCAACCTCTACTCTACTCTGGGAAATGCAGCAGTGGTTGCAGATGTTGATATGACGCGGAAAAATTATGAAAAATATAATGTAAAAGCCAATCTTCAGGCTGTACAGATCGGGAAAATCATTCAGAATAAAGATATTGGCCCTGTGACCGCACAGGTTTCAGCCAAAGGAGAAAGTTTTGATTTTAAAAACGCTAATGCTGATCTGAAAGGCCATGTTGCCTCAGCCGTATATAAAGGTTACCGGTACCAGGATATGGATCTGACCGGTACTATCAAAAAAGGAGCTTACCATATTATTCTTAACTCAAAAGACCCGAACGCCAATCTGAATTTAACTGCTTCCGGAATTTACGATGACAAAAATCCTACGGTGAAAGTCAACGGTGAGGTCATCAAATTAGATGTCAATAAGCTTGGCTTCTATGAAAAACCGATGATTATTGCAGGAAAGATCGACGGAGATTTCACTAATCTTGATCCCAACAATCTGAACGGTTATCTTAACCTTAAAGATTTTGCCTTTTCAGATACCAAAGAAGTATATCCGGTGCAGGAAGTAAATGTAAAGGCTTCTTCCACGCAGGATTCAACACAAATCATTTTCAATTCCCAGATTGCGGATGTCTCTTTAAAAGGAAAATATAAGCTTACCCAGATCTTCGGCTCTTTAATGCAGACCATCAACCAATATTACCAGTTCCAGAAGCCGGGGAAAACGGAGAAAGTAGATCCGGGGCAATTTTTCACCTTCAATGCTAAGATTAAAAATGATGATCTGATCCGGAAATTTGTATCGGAACTGAAAAGTTTTGAGACCATTAATTTAGCAGGAAACTATGATGCGGATTCTCAGAAAATAGAGATTGACGGAGCAATTCCACAGCTTCTGTATGGTGAAAATACCATTGAAAATGCCACTCTGAAAGTAACCAATGAAAATCAGGCTCTTCAATACGGTCTTAATGTAGCGGCTTTAAAAAGTTCAAGTTTCACGCTGAATAAAGTCAGTGTAAACGGTGACGTGGCAGACAATATCATCAATTACAATATTACGACTAAAGACGCCAAAGATGCCACGCAGTTCCTTATTGCCGGAAATGCAAAATCATTGAATGACATCACAGAAATTTCACTGAAGCCGGATGGTTTAAAATTAAATTACTCAGACTGGAATGTTGCAGAAAACAATAAAATCCAGATCAGCAGCAAAGGAATTTTAGCGGATCATTTCATCCTTTCCAATGGGGGCAGTGAGATTTCCCTTCAGTCAGAAAGTGAAAACCCTGAAAGCCCGTTAAATGTTTCCCTGAAAGATTTTAAAATTGAAACAATAACGGAACTGATTAAAAAAGATACGGTTTTGGCCCGCGGAACGATCAACGGAACGGCTCAGCTTCGCAATTTGACCAAAAATATGACCTTCACTTCGGATCTTAACGTTTCTGATCTGATCGTTTATGGAAGTCCTGTAGGAAATCTTGCAGTGAAAGTCAATAATACTTCACCGAATATTTTAAATGCTGATATTGCCCTTTCCGGAAATAATAATGACGTAAAAATCCTGGGTGACTACAATACTTCTTCCAGCACATTTGACCTGAATATGGCAATCAATCAGATTCAGATGAAGAGTATTCAGGGATTCTCCATGAATGCAATTACAAATACGGAAGGTTATCTTTCCGGGAATTTAAAGATCACCGGAACAGCCGATAAACCGAATATTTTAGGTAAAGTAAAATTCAATGATGCAGGGCTTGAAATTGCCAAAACAGGCAGTGATTTCAGAAAGCTGAATGACGAAATTGACTTTACCAGCCGTGGTATTGAATTTAACAGGTTTAAGATCAATGACAAGGACGGCAATTCTTTAGTCGTTAACGGGCAGGTTCTCACTCAGACTTACAGGGATTTTGCCTTTAATCTTAACGTGAATGCCAAAGATTTCAAAGTTGTAAATTCAGAAAAATCCAATGACGCGATCATGTATGGTGTTCTTGCTATTGATGCAGGGCTTCACATCCGCGGAAACCTTGATCTTCCCAAAGTAGACGGAAGGCTGAGCGTGGCAGACAATACAGATTTTACTTTTGTTCTACCGCAATCCAGTCCTTCGCTTCAGGAAAGAGACGGAATCGTGGAATTCATTGATAAGGATCAGGTGGTTCTCAATAAAACGATCAAAGCTGATTCTCTTAATGCGCAAAGCCGTATCAAAGGAATGGATGTGAGCGTTAATATTGAAGTGAGCAAGGAAGCTAAATTATCAATCATTATTGACAAAGCCAACGGAGATTTTGTACAGCTTCAGGGAGAGGCTGAACTGACCGGAGGAATTGATCCTTCAGGAAAAACAACATTGGTTGGGGTATATGAAGTGGAAAAAGGAAGCTATGATCTTTCTGTGAGTTTCCTTAAACGTAAGTTTGATATTCAGAAAGGAAGCACGATTACCTGGACTGGTGAACCTACAATGGCTCTCATGGATATTACGGCCGTTTATAAAACAGAAGCTCCTCCGATTGATCTTGTAGAACAGCAGATCAGTGGTGAAGCGGCCTCCACCATGAACCAGTATAAGCAGAGAGTTCCGTTCAATACTTTATTAAAGATGAAAGGAGAACTTCTAAAACCACAACTAAGTTTTGATATCACCACAGACGAGAAAAACAACGCGATTTCCTCTAATGTAAAAGATGTTATCGATCAGAAACTGATCCAGCTCAGAACTCAGGAATCCGAACTGAATAAACAGGTTTTTGCGTTGCTTCTTCTGAATCGTTTTATTGGTGAAAATCCATTTGAAAGCGGTGCCGGAATGTCAGCTGAAACAATGGCAAGACAAAGTGTGAGTAAGATTCTTTCCCAGCAGCTTAATAATCTGGCCTCCGGCTTAATAAAAGGGGTGGATCTTAATTTTGGTCTGGAATCTTCGGAAGACTATTCTACCGGACAAAAAAATACAAGAACCGACCTGAATGTGGATATCAGCAAAAAATTACTGAATGACAGGCTGAAAGTGACTGTAGGAAGCAATTTCGGACTGGAAGGACAGGCCCGCCAGAATGAAAATATGACCAATATTGCAGGAAATGTTTCTGTAGATTACAGTCTTTCCAAAGACGGAAGATATATGCTGCGTGCTTACCGTAAAGATGAATATCAGGTGGCTCTTCAGGGGCAGATCATAGAAACCGGGGTTGGATTTATCATTACCCTGGATTATGACAAGTTCCGGGAGATTTTCCAGAAAACCAGAGAGAAGAAACCGAAAAAGAATCAGAATAATCAAGTTGTAGAATTTAAGTAA
- the tamL gene encoding translocation and assembly module lipoprotein TamL, translating to MNRNFHTYCKYLLISGLASTVISCSNTRFLKEGQMLYTGAEVKIESDTISKKEKKELQSALEANLIPKPNSTFLGMRPKLYFYNIAKEPKKDKGFNYWLKYKVGEKPVLLGDVDREFNKDIIVNYSENKGYFNAKATYDTVSKNKKAQVIYKVRPGARYLVEGVKFQKDSTLVNQEIQNIADKTYLKNGRPFDLDVIKAERERIDNGLKERGFYYFHPDNIIVQADSTVSKNHKVELNVKLKDNTPDLATQQFSIDKVVVFPNYNIQDVRAGKYSIPMDKDSLSKYAFDDIYVIDPQHKFKPKIFDRALYFKKGDLYNRSNHNLTLNRLISLGVFKFVKNEFIVADSLSHKFDAYYLLTPRQIQSLRLEALGRTNSANYAGSELNLNWTHRNFFRGAEQFKASIYGAFDFQMGGPENANNIFRGGTNVQLSIPRIVAPFRFHSSSEFVPRTNIALGYEFQNRTKYYTLNNFTGSFGYVWKENARKEHELKVIDITLVSPAKVTAEYDSISRNNPAMQRIVKKQLIFGPTYSYTYTNTMYPKKNTVYYKGTLDLAGNITGLVTGADVKKDKEKKIFGIPFSQYVKMENDFRFYHKFTEKSSLATRFIGGIAYPYGNSEFIPFSKQFFSGGSNSIRAFRARTLGPGSFDPRTIDEGTYFDQSGDIKLELNAEYRANLYKFLNAAVFVDAGNIWLINNDDKRPGAKFSKEFLSEVAVGAGVGLRLDFSILILRLDLAMPLRVPYYEKGNRWAFDKINFGDPSWRKDNLVLNIAIGYPF from the coding sequence ATGAACCGTAACTTCCATACCTATTGTAAATATCTGTTGATTTCCGGACTGGCATCAACAGTCATTTCCTGCAGCAATACCAGATTTCTGAAAGAGGGCCAGATGCTCTACACAGGCGCTGAAGTAAAGATAGAAAGTGATACCATCTCTAAGAAGGAGAAAAAAGAACTACAGTCTGCACTGGAAGCGAATCTTATTCCCAAACCCAACTCTACATTCCTGGGAATGCGTCCTAAGCTGTATTTTTATAATATTGCGAAAGAACCTAAAAAGGATAAAGGCTTTAATTACTGGCTTAAATATAAAGTAGGTGAAAAACCCGTATTGCTAGGTGATGTAGACCGTGAATTCAATAAAGATATTATCGTTAATTATTCTGAGAACAAAGGATATTTCAATGCGAAAGCCACCTATGATACGGTTTCTAAGAATAAGAAAGCTCAGGTCATCTATAAGGTAAGGCCGGGTGCCAGATATCTGGTGGAAGGGGTAAAGTTCCAGAAAGATTCAACTTTAGTTAATCAGGAAATTCAGAATATAGCTGATAAAACCTATCTTAAAAACGGAAGACCTTTTGATCTGGATGTCATCAAAGCCGAACGTGAAAGAATTGACAATGGTTTGAAGGAACGAGGTTTCTATTATTTCCACCCTGATAATATTATTGTACAGGCAGACAGTACCGTAAGCAAAAACCATAAGGTTGAACTTAATGTAAAGCTTAAAGATAATACTCCGGATCTGGCAACCCAGCAATTCAGCATTGATAAGGTAGTTGTATTTCCTAATTATAATATTCAGGATGTAAGAGCCGGAAAGTATTCTATTCCGATGGATAAAGATTCTCTTTCCAAATATGCTTTTGATGACATCTACGTTATTGATCCGCAGCATAAGTTCAAACCGAAAATTTTCGACAGGGCTTTATACTTTAAAAAGGGAGATCTTTACAACCGTTCCAATCATAATCTTACTTTAAACCGGTTAATCAGTCTTGGTGTTTTCAAATTTGTAAAGAATGAATTTATTGTCGCTGATTCGCTGAGTCATAAATTTGATGCTTATTATTTACTGACGCCAAGGCAGATCCAGTCACTTCGTCTTGAAGCGCTCGGAAGAACCAACTCCGCGAATTATGCAGGTAGTGAGCTTAACCTCAACTGGACCCACAGAAATTTCTTCCGTGGAGCAGAACAGTTTAAGGCATCTATTTACGGAGCTTTTGATTTCCAGATGGGCGGACCTGAAAATGCCAATAATATTTTCCGTGGAGGAACGAATGTACAGCTTTCTATTCCACGAATTGTAGCACCATTCCGTTTTCATTCTTCCAGCGAGTTTGTTCCAAGAACGAATATTGCTTTAGGCTATGAATTCCAGAACAGAACAAAGTATTATACGCTTAATAATTTCACCGGATCATTCGGATATGTGTGGAAAGAAAACGCCAGAAAAGAACATGAACTGAAAGTAATTGACATTACTTTAGTGTCTCCGGCTAAGGTTACCGCTGAGTATGATTCAATTTCAAGAAATAATCCTGCCATGCAGCGTATCGTCAAGAAGCAGCTGATTTTTGGTCCTACCTATTCTTATACTTACACGAATACGATGTATCCGAAAAAGAATACCGTTTATTATAAAGGAACGCTTGATCTCGCAGGAAACATCACAGGATTAGTTACGGGAGCGGATGTAAAAAAGGATAAGGAAAAAAAGATTTTCGGAATTCCTTTCAGCCAGTATGTAAAGATGGAAAATGATTTCAGGTTTTACCATAAGTTCACTGAAAAATCTTCCCTTGCAACCCGTTTCATCGGAGGAATTGCTTATCCCTATGGAAATTCAGAATTTATCCCTTTCTCCAAACAGTTTTTCTCAGGAGGAAGCAATAGTATAAGAGCTTTCCGTGCAAGAACTTTAGGGCCGGGAAGTTTTGATCCGAGAACAATAGATGAAGGGACTTATTTTGATCAGTCCGGAGACATTAAGCTGGAATTAAATGCTGAATACCGTGCGAATCTATATAAGTTTTTAAATGCAGCTGTATTTGTAGATGCCGGAAATATCTGGCTGATCAATAATGACGACAAAAGACCGGGAGCTAAATTTTCAAAAGAATTCCTGAGTGAAGTTGCCGTAGGAGCCGGAGTAGGGCTGAGGCTTGATTTTTCAATATTAATTTTAAGACTTGATCTTGCCATGCCTTTGAGAGTTCCTTATTATGAAAAAGGAAACCGTTGGGCATTTGACAAAATCAATTTCGGAGACCCAAGCTGGAGAAAAGATAATCTTGTACTCAATATAGCCATCGGATATCCTTTTTAA
- a CDS encoding YihY/virulence factor BrkB family protein, which produces MINNVKFYWEVLQETFAEWNKSSASKDSASLAYYAIFSIPGLLIIIIWIAGNFFGEEAIRGEISHQIGGIMGTDVAKSIENMIAGALIDKQNIVMKTVGVGSLVYGSTTLFFQLQHSLNSLWDIQSAPKKALVKFLLDRANSLGMILILGFLLMITMILSSLISVFNKLITQYFGFETYMLVETVNFAAGFGFVMLLFALMFKVLPDVKVSWRPVWKGAFLTAVLFTLGKFLLSLYFGTAKPTSAFGTAGTVILIMMWINYSCMLVFFGAEFTKVYAYKKGYTIVPSKHAKWSDAKLYEERMKRENAGDLG; this is translated from the coding sequence ATGATTAATAATGTAAAATTTTACTGGGAGGTCCTTCAGGAAACCTTCGCTGAATGGAATAAGTCTTCCGCATCGAAAGATTCGGCAAGTCTGGCCTATTATGCTATTTTTTCCATTCCGGGATTATTGATCATTATTATCTGGATTGCCGGAAATTTCTTTGGTGAAGAAGCGATTCGGGGTGAAATCAGCCATCAGATCGGCGGCATTATGGGAACAGATGTTGCCAAAAGCATTGAAAATATGATCGCCGGTGCCCTGATTGATAAACAGAATATTGTTATGAAAACGGTAGGTGTAGGGTCACTTGTCTATGGTTCCACTACTTTATTTTTCCAGCTTCAGCATTCTCTGAACAGCTTGTGGGATATACAGTCAGCTCCTAAAAAAGCTTTAGTGAAATTTCTTCTGGACAGGGCCAATTCTTTAGGTATGATCCTTATTCTTGGCTTTTTATTAATGATTACAATGATCCTGTCTTCATTAATCAGTGTTTTTAATAAATTAATTACCCAATATTTCGGTTTTGAAACGTATATGCTGGTAGAAACCGTTAATTTCGCAGCAGGATTCGGATTTGTTATGCTCCTTTTTGCGCTGATGTTTAAGGTTCTTCCGGATGTAAAAGTAAGCTGGAGACCCGTATGGAAGGGGGCTTTTCTTACGGCTGTGCTGTTTACTCTGGGAAAATTTTTATTAAGTCTGTATTTCGGAACGGCAAAACCTACTTCCGCTTTTGGAACAGCAGGAACCGTGATCTTAATTATGATGTGGATTAATTATTCCTGTATGCTGGTTTTCTTTGGGGCAGAATTTACTAAAGTCTACGCTTATAAAAAAGGGTATACAATTGTTCCTTCAAAACACGCAAAATGGAGTGATGCCAAATTGTATGAGGAGAGGATGAAAAGAGAGAATGCAGGGGATTTAGGATGA
- the argS gene encoding arginine--tRNA ligase — MNIKNSIEEKLSEVILNVYQLKDINLEVQENKTEFEGDFTIVTFPLVKQLKKNPESIGVELGEALTEQTDLFESFNVVKGFLNVKVNNQFFVDNFRSVNRDFDTVEKKNSTVMVEYSSPNTNKPLHLGHIRNNLLGFSVAQILKEAGYDVIKTQIINDRGIHICKSMLAWEKFGNGETPETTHTKGDKFVGNYYVEFDKELKRQVNTIYKDFRKNSFDTFDTNKKVEVANLNDKIDTLEANKKELLNSLDYSEVSNLHPQFEIHLKDALENDLLLSKIPGLVVKSVKEEETELIKKQGNTFLAIFRDVLEAEGKLEAEKSNLKEICKPSSEVMKEAQKMLVDWEDGDQTVRDLWKEMNSWVYKGFNETYKRLGVDFDQVQYESNTYLLGKDLIQEGLDKGVLYKKEDGSVWCDLTDEGLDQKLLLRSDGTSVYMTQDLGTAVERFKDNDIQKLIYTVGNEQDYHFQVLFKILKKLGYEWADHLYHLSYGMVELPEGKMKSREGTVVDADDLMQEMYETAKSITTELGKLEGLSDEEKEASYEVIGLAALKYFMLKVDPKKKMLFNPDESVEFSGNTGPFILYTYARIQSLLSKAEGDYTQISEVALNEYEKELIMLLANYKAVVAKASEALSPALVANYVYDLVKSYNSFYQSNIILKLEDEEVKKFRLNLSDLTAKTIKKSLALLGIGTVNRM, encoded by the coding sequence ATGAATATTAAAAATAGTATAGAAGAAAAACTTTCGGAGGTTATTTTAAATGTATATCAGTTAAAAGACATCAATCTGGAAGTTCAGGAAAATAAAACAGAATTTGAAGGCGATTTTACCATTGTTACATTTCCCCTGGTAAAACAGCTGAAGAAAAACCCTGAAAGCATCGGGGTGGAATTAGGTGAGGCCTTAACGGAGCAGACAGACTTGTTTGAGAGCTTCAATGTGGTAAAAGGTTTCCTTAACGTTAAAGTTAATAACCAGTTTTTTGTGGATAACTTCAGATCCGTAAACAGAGATTTTGATACTGTGGAAAAGAAAAATTCTACTGTAATGGTGGAATACTCTTCACCGAACACGAATAAACCGCTTCACCTGGGGCACATCAGAAACAATCTTTTAGGATTTTCTGTAGCACAGATTTTAAAAGAAGCTGGATATGACGTTATCAAAACTCAAATTATTAACGACAGAGGAATTCATATCTGTAAATCTATGCTGGCATGGGAAAAATTCGGAAATGGAGAAACTCCGGAAACAACCCATACAAAAGGAGATAAATTTGTCGGAAATTATTATGTAGAGTTTGATAAAGAACTGAAAAGACAGGTAAATACGATCTATAAAGACTTCAGAAAGAATAGCTTTGACACTTTTGATACCAATAAGAAGGTAGAAGTTGCCAACTTAAATGATAAAATAGATACCCTTGAAGCAAATAAAAAAGAACTGCTCAACAGTCTGGATTATAGCGAAGTTTCAAATCTTCATCCCCAGTTTGAGATTCATTTAAAGGACGCTTTGGAAAATGATCTGCTTCTATCTAAAATACCCGGCTTAGTAGTAAAATCAGTAAAAGAAGAAGAAACTGAACTGATCAAAAAACAGGGTAATACCTTTCTTGCCATTTTCAGAGATGTTTTAGAAGCTGAGGGTAAACTTGAAGCTGAAAAGTCTAATCTTAAAGAGATCTGCAAACCTTCTTCCGAAGTAATGAAAGAGGCTCAGAAAATGCTTGTGGATTGGGAAGACGGTGACCAAACGGTAAGAGATCTTTGGAAAGAAATGAATTCCTGGGTATACAAAGGATTCAATGAAACCTATAAGAGACTAGGAGTTGATTTTGACCAGGTTCAATATGAGAGCAATACTTATCTGCTTGGAAAAGATCTTATTCAGGAAGGGCTTGACAAAGGAGTTCTTTACAAAAAGGAAGACGGCTCAGTGTGGTGCGATCTTACCGATGAAGGTCTTGATCAGAAACTATTGTTACGTTCCGATGGTACTTCTGTGTATATGACACAGGATTTAGGAACAGCAGTAGAGCGTTTTAAAGATAATGATATTCAGAAACTGATCTATACTGTTGGAAACGAACAGGATTATCATTTCCAGGTTTTATTTAAAATCCTGAAAAAATTAGGTTACGAATGGGCAGACCATTTATATCACCTTTCTTATGGAATGGTAGAACTTCCTGAAGGAAAAATGAAGTCCCGTGAAGGTACCGTGGTAGATGCAGATGATCTGATGCAGGAAATGTATGAGACGGCAAAATCAATTACCACAGAATTAGGAAAACTGGAAGGACTTTCTGATGAAGAAAAAGAAGCTTCCTATGAAGTTATTGGATTGGCGGCTCTTAAATATTTCATGCTGAAAGTAGATCCAAAGAAGAAAATGCTGTTTAACCCTGACGAAAGTGTAGAGTTTTCCGGAAATACAGGACCATTTATTCTTTATACCTATGCCCGTATTCAGTCTTTACTGTCAAAAGCAGAAGGAGATTACACGCAAATTTCAGAAGTGGCTTTAAATGAATATGAAAAAGAACTGATTATGCTTCTTGCCAATTATAAAGCAGTAGTTGCAAAAGCATCAGAAGCTTTAAGCCCTGCATTAGTAGCTAATTATGTTTATGATCTGGTTAAATCTTATAACTCGTTCTATCAAAGCAATATTATTCTGAAGCTTGAAGATGAAGAGGTGAAAAAATTCCGTCTGAATTTATCAGACCTTACCGCGAAAACAATCAAAAAATCGCTGGCCCTCCTCGGAATCGGAACCGTAAACAGAATGTAA
- a CDS encoding lipocalin-like domain-containing protein: MKYFIGIFLLMGVISCSSDSDNSVVDEVVTVNGTWRPYKYEFRGKNIMLNDCEDKGLIVINNDFSGVYDRYESSATTDDCTLVDSFTGKWTYDKLYNVLTLEYTDEEGLDKTMRKEIKTYSTTELRIRDNSKNLDNQPGNDEAVLVFKREL; encoded by the coding sequence ATGAAATATTTTATTGGAATTTTTCTTTTAATGGGAGTAATTTCCTGCTCCAGTGATAGTGATAATAGTGTTGTTGATGAAGTGGTAACTGTCAACGGAACCTGGAGACCCTATAAGTATGAATTCAGAGGCAAAAACATTATGCTGAATGATTGTGAGGATAAAGGGTTGATCGTAATTAACAATGACTTCTCAGGAGTTTATGATAGGTATGAGTCTTCAGCTACTACAGATGATTGTACGCTTGTTGATTCTTTTACAGGGAAATGGACTTATGATAAATTATATAACGTTCTGACTCTTGAATATACCGATGAAGAAGGTCTGGATAAAACCATGAGAAAGGAAATTAAAACCTATTCAACAACCGAACTTAGAATTCGTGATAATAGTAAGAACTTAGATAATCAGCCTGGTAATGATGAAGCTGTCTTAGTTTTTAAAAGAGAACTATAA